The sequence TTTGCGGCTAAGTCGCCCCAGGCTGGTGGTGTCACCGGATCCAATTCACCCGACAACAATAAAACCGGCTTATCACTAACGACTGGCTCAGACCAGTAAGAAGGTACGGGAGCCGACTTCCAGCCGCTGCACATATCAACAAAGGCATCACCGGTACGCCCTCCAATAAAGTCGTTGTCGCCGTCTTTTGCTAACAACTGCTCCGTTGCACGAGGTAAGTCTTCACTACAAACTACCGAGAGCATTAAGCCCAGGTAGATACTACTTTGTGACATGGTGCCCCCCATTAAGCCCAATACGGCTTTATAATTGCTTTGAGCGGCCGAGTGAATCGCATAAGGTAAAAGCTGACGTGTATTTGGATGATACAGTGCCATGCGAACAATTGAACTGAAACGTCCCGGTGTTAAATTTATCGTCATCGGTTCAAAGGAAAGCGGATCGTGCGCGTCTAGCAGAACATCCTGTCCTTCTAAAGCATTCATCACGTCATGATAATCTTGTTCTAACGTCGGGAATTTTTCCTGACACGCTACTTGCTCTTCGCAATTACGTAACATTGCATCAAAAGCTTGAGCCCCGTGCTGCCCAAACGGGCCAATAACCACCTGCGGTGGCGCTACGGCGTCTAACGTTGCCGTACGTACAGACTCCGGAGCTTCTCGTAAATAGGTCAACCCGACTCTCGTCCCATAAGAGCCTCCATATAAATTGACTTGCTGAACACCCAGATGCTCACGAACTTTCTCGAAGTCTTTAACAGCGTTGACCGTATGGTATTGCGTGGTGTCTGTGTCTGGATATTGCTTAAGACAGTCGCTTGTGAGCTGAGCCAGCTCTTGCTCGTCGTCACTTCTGATGAGCTCATCAGGACGGTTTATGTCGCATTCGAGAGGATGGCTCTTTCCCGTACCCCGCTGATCAATAAGCACAATGTCACGCTTTTGACGAACGGTATCGAACATGCGGGATATCATAGGCGCCAGCTCAGTGGCTGCCTGACCTGGCCCTCCCGCCAAAATAAGCATTGGATCCGGCTTTGCACCTTCCTGAATAGCAGGTAGTACCGCGTAATGTATACCAATTTGCCTGCCTTGCGGCTTTTCATAGTTTTCAGGCACCTGAACAATGCCGCACTCAAGTCGTTCTTGTATTCCCGGCAAGTAGCATTCGCTGTCGGTTGAATCCGTCACTTCGTGTTGCTGTTGAGCGTATGCGCTACCACTTATGGCAGCCAATAACAGCAGCGGTAGGGAGACTAGCTTCCACTGTTTCATAATCAGTCCAATTGAATTGAATCACAGTGAGTTATTGTCGTTGAGAAGTGAAAAAAATAAAAGGTAAGTGACTGAAAGAATTGTTAGTAGATGTAAAAAAGCCCGCAAACTTAGCTTGCGGGCTTTCAAGTACTCAAATTAACTGGCTATTAAAGGCCTGCGCGCTCTTTAATTGCTGCCGCAATAGGCGAGCCTGCATGGCCATTAGACTGAGCCCACTCATAATCGCCTGAGCTTTTTAACTCGTCTACTGATAGGCGTCCAACAATGAACTCTCCAATGTCTTGTGAGCCATTTGACATTGCGAATTGCAATAGACTTTGACCGTTACACTGAATACCTGAGTAGATGTCACGGACACGCACACGTGAGTCACGTAACTTTTTACGCATACGCATAGTGTCGTCACCTTGTACGTATGTACAAAGGCTTAACGCCAGCTCATTCGCTTCTGCGCTTTTTGAAAAAGTTGCGCCAGTTGCTGCAACCGCAGCCATCAAGGTGCCTAATACAATCGCTTTCATCTAAAACCCCATCACAAGATTGTTCAAAAATTCATCAGGATGATACTACGATATGAAGCTCTCTGCAATGGGGGGCAAGTGATGTAAGTAACTGAAATTATAACGTCTTATTAACGTTTCCTATCGAAAATAAGGGTAGTAAAGTCATTGGAATTACGATCATTTGCGGCAAAGTCTTGCCGCTCTACCTCTTGCCAATCAGCGATTTCCTCGTAGTTAGGAAAGAAAGTATCACCGTCAACATTTAGGTCTATTTTAGTAACATATAAGCGGTCTGCCAGCGGTAAAAAATTTTCATAAATTTTTCCACCACCAATGATCATGACTTCTTCTACGGGACCGGCTGCCGCTATCGCTTGTTGCGGTCCATTAACCCAGAGTACTTGACCATCATGG comes from Idiomarina sp. X4 and encodes:
- a CDS encoding alpha/beta hydrolase translates to MKQWKLVSLPLLLLAAISGSAYAQQQHEVTDSTDSECYLPGIQERLECGIVQVPENYEKPQGRQIGIHYAVLPAIQEGAKPDPMLILAGGPGQAATELAPMISRMFDTVRQKRDIVLIDQRGTGKSHPLECDINRPDELIRSDDEQELAQLTSDCLKQYPDTDTTQYHTVNAVKDFEKVREHLGVQQVNLYGGSYGTRVGLTYLREAPESVRTATLDAVAPPQVVIGPFGQHGAQAFDAMLRNCEEQVACQEKFPTLEQDYHDVMNALEGQDVLLDAHDPLSFEPMTINLTPGRFSSIVRMALYHPNTRQLLPYAIHSAAQSNYKAVLGLMGGTMSQSSIYLGLMLSVVCSEDLPRATEQLLAKDGDNDFIGGRTGDAFVDMCSGWKSAPVPSYWSEPVVSDKPVLLLSGELDPVTPPAWGDLAAKTLPNSKHLTAPNASHTIASHTCANKLIAEFIEKADVTAIDGSCLQKQRLKPFVLNQNGAGL
- a CDS encoding DUF3718 domain-containing protein produces the protein MKAIVLGTLMAAVAATGATFSKSAEANELALSLCTYVQGDDTMRMRKKLRDSRVRVRDIYSGIQCNGQSLLQFAMSNGSQDIGEFIVGRLSVDELKSSGDYEWAQSNGHAGSPIAAAIKERAGL
- the folA gene encoding type 3 dihydrofolate reductase, which translates into the protein MKISLVVAMADNRVIGKDNKMPWHLPDELQYFKKITLGKPIVMGRNTFESIGRPLPGRKNIVLSRTSEARETHDGQVLWVNGPQQAIAAAGPVEEVMIIGGGKIYENFLPLADRLYVTKIDLNVDGDTFFPNYEEIADWQEVERQDFAANDRNSNDFTTLIFDRKR